One genomic segment of Musa acuminata AAA Group cultivar baxijiao chromosome BXJ3-3, Cavendish_Baxijiao_AAA, whole genome shotgun sequence includes these proteins:
- the LOC108952084 gene encoding LOW QUALITY PROTEIN: putative disease resistance RPP13-like protein 1 (The sequence of the model RefSeq protein was modified relative to this genomic sequence to represent the inferred CDS: inserted 1 base in 1 codon) — MSSWILAGLGSLGEAFIGSLIEKISDDAIPRLSEVFGVGAKPGDGTDLLKLKTTLTGTKHIIGRVENMWIKDEDTKKQLKELVMELKDTAYDAEDLLDEIQFRVLKKQMEQQGAQGDEASNQSSSSSSGLFPWKKMKISVPKFTSRFFGREDDVNRVREIQMKLDKITTCIEDLITTLDADEKQMITSVVSRTTTSFPIETQVFGREEQLNHLLGLLVQSADGSGSSDSGISTLTIVGIGGVGKTTLAQQAYNHERVKDYFQHEVWVCVSDNFNVERLTKEIIESITENKCDLSNLDTLQVVLKNLTSKRFLLVLDDVWNEDSLKWERFCAPLRYGEPGSKILVTTRSKKIAEMVGNPIPLGGLDEASYXFKKCAFGSEDAGEFPHLEAIAKKIAGRLKGLPLAAKTVGGLLKAQMNEKHWRNIAGSEIWQLPQDEEGLLPVLQLSYRYLPPHLKRCFVFCSLFPEDCRFYERDLIQLWMAEGYVAQDNMKDNMTLEAIGSSYFRELVNRSFFQEAPRGSAYVMHDLIHDLAQFISEGEFCRIDDDESKEIPRTTRHLLATITNGTKLMGFSCYDKLRTLMINYKSHWYGFGVKGSLFPRFERLKNIRVLILQSCGLRELPEIICGSIHLRYLDISHNRYIRRLPKSLCGLYNLQVLDLQGCELQSFPHGMSKLINLMHLNAEDEIISDINDVGKLTSLQGLSSFKVLKDQGRKVAQLGGLKQLHGQLRISNLENVESKQEASKANLNNKQYLDALALEWTSDDGSSLDGNELVVSEEVLEGLQPHQALQRLMIVGYIGVTSPSWLQAQLLANLMTLGLENCKAWKDLSCIGQLPNLKNLYVGGMPAVKHISHELSTESKFLPNLERLVLMDVALEELPSLGQLPSLKVLRIERMPAVKKVGYGFFGSRDQDKCFPSLEKLKFRDMRELEEWSWADGRELFPCLRKLQIVQCPRLKRMPPLPPSLQSLSLCQVGLTEVSRLWEEIDRSSSVMTVSELKIYCLEEVEMEDIPECEGLPCLGQLPSLKVLRIERMPAVKNLGDGFFGSRDQGKCFPSLEELTFIDMPKWEEWSWADGRQMFPCLRKLQIVQCPWLKRTPPLPASLQVLSLCQVGLTEVPRLLEEIDGSSIGMTVSELKIYSLQVVELEDIPECEELPCLGQLPSLEVLRIERMPAMKKVGDGFFGSRDQGKCFPSLEELTFRDMPEWEEWSWADDRQLFPCLRELEIIQCPRLKRLPPLPPPLETLEIDEVGLTELPGLWEGIHGGGNCITASLSTLRIRKCPNLRNLVEGLLSHSLPNIRDIEIAECAELVWLPVKEFKELTSLAKLSIRSCPKLLSMTRDGDNDILLPPSIKELVLSDCGNLGKLLPGCLHNLTSLTRLEIGDCRCIESLPATSLLHLKRLKYLKFWKCGELRSKDELLLNEGNEQVAGSSVTELCIDDTALFKLSLLRRILPSVRVLTISNFPRATMSDEEEQLLRSLTALRWLEFKDCKNLRSLPTQLHAFPSLCLLTIIGCPEIQALPEKGLPTSLRKLRFGGCHAMLTERLEKHLAEMKSSGRFLALDQLAIREDKRSSSGYHLKNYLRGLYL, encoded by the exons ATGTCGTCGTGGATACTAGCAGGCTTGGGATCGCTCGGAGAGGCTTTCATCGGGAGCTTGATAGAAAAGATCAGCGACGATGCGATCCCGAGGTTGTCGGAGGTGTTCGGAGTCGGAGCTAAGCCCGGAGACGGAACTGACCTCCTCAAGCTGAAGACTACTCTTACCGGGACTAAGCACATCATCGGCAGAGTCGAGAACATGTGGATTAAAGACGAAGACACGAAAAAGCAATTGAAGGAATTGGTGATGGAACTGAAGGACACTGCTTATGACGCTGAGGACTTGCTTGACGAGATCCAGTTCCGGGTTCTGAAGAAACAGATGGAGCAACAAGGAGCTCAGGGTGATGAGGCAAGTAaccaatcttcttcttcttcttccggtcTCTTTCCTTGGAAAAAGATGAAAATTTCGGTTCCTAAATTTACCAGTCGCTTCTTCGGTAGAGAAGATGATGTGAATAGAGTGAGGGAAATTCAGATGAAGTTAGATAAAATCACTACTTGCATCGAGGATCTCATTACTACATTAGATGCTGACGAGAAACAGATGATAACGTCAGTAGTGTCCCGAACCACCACTTCCTTTCCGATAGAAACTCAAGTATTCGGACGAGAGGAACAGCTGAATCACCTTCTGGGACTGTTGGTGCAATCTGCCGACGGATCCGGATCTAGCGACAGTGGCATCTCTACCTTAACTATTGTTGGGATCGGAGGGGTCGGAAAGACTACTCTTGCTCAGCAAGCCTACAACCACGAGAGGGTGAAGGACTATTTTCAGCATGAGGTCTGGGTCTGTGTATCAGACAACTTCAACGTGGAAAGGCTTACCAAAGAGATCATAGAATCCATAACCGAGAATAAGTGTGATCTCAGCAACCTTGATACACTTCAAGTGGTTCTTAAGAACTTGACCTCCAAAAGGTTCCTGCTTGTCCTCGACGATGTGTGGAACGAGGACAGTCTGAAATGGGAAAGATTTTGTGCACCATTGAGGTACGGAGAACCAGGAAGCAAGATTTTGGTTACAACTCGCTCTAAAAAGATTGCAGAAATGGTTGGCAATCCGATCCCTCTAGGAGGTCTGGATGAAGCCAGCT TGTTCAAGAAATGTGCATTTGGTTCCGAAGACGCCGGTGAATTTCCACATCTAGAAGCCATAGCAAAGAAGATCGCAGGCAGGTTGAAGGGGTTGCCACTTGCGGCAAAGACGGTAGGCGGGTTGTTGAAGGCGCAGATGAACGAGAAGCACTGGAGAAACATCGCAGGGAGTGAAATTTGGCAACTACCGCAAGACGAAGAGGGTCTCCTGCCAGTCCTGCAATTGAGCTATCGATATCTTCCCCCACACCTTAAGCGGTGCTTTGTTTTTTGTTCCTTGTTCCCCGAAGATTGTCGGTTTTATGAACGAGACTTGATCCAgctttggatggcagaaggctacgTTGCTCAAGACAATATGAAAGACAATATGACGCTGGAAGCTATAGGAAGCAGTTACTTCCGTGAGTTAGTGAACAGATCTTTCTTTCAGGAAGCTCCTCGGGGATCCGCATATGTGATGCATGATCTGATACACGATCTAGCTCAGTTTATTTCAGAGGGGGAGTTTTGCAGGATCGATGATGATGAGTCGAAAGAGATCCCTAGGACGACTCGTCATCTGTTAGCAACAATAACCAATGGAACTAAGTTAATGGGGTTCTCCTGTTATGATAAATTGCGGACCCTCATGATCAATTACAAAAGTCATTGGTATGGCTTTGGAGTCAAGGGCTCTTTGTTCCCTCGGTttgaaagattaaaaaatattCGAGTGTTGATATTGCAGAGCTGCGGCTTGCGGGAGTTGCCTGAGATAATTTGTGGCTCGATACACCTCCGCTACCTTGACATATCCCACAATCGTTACATTAGGAGGCTGCCAAAGTCATTATGTGGTCTTTACAATTTACAAGTACTGGATCTACAGGGCTGTGAACTACAGAGTTTCCCGCACGGCATGAGCAAGTTGATCAACTTGATGCATCTTAATGCGGAAGACGAAATAATTTCCGATATAAATGATGTTGGGAAGCTGACTTCTCTTCAAGGATTATCTTCGTTCAAAGTACTCAAGGATCAGGGACGCAAGGTTGCCCAACTAGGCGGTCTGAAACAGCTTCATGGACAACTTCGAATTTCCAACCTTGAAAACGTTGAGAGTAAACAAGAAGCAAGCAAGGCTAATCTGAACAACAAGCAGTACCTTGATGCACTTGCCTTAGAATGGACATCGGATGATGGCTCCAGTTTAGACGGCAATGAATTAGTTGTGTCGGAGGAGGTACTTGAAGGTCTCCAACCACATCAGGCTCTCCAACGTTTGATGATCGTAGGGTACATTGGTGTCACATCACCCAGTTGGCTGCAGGCACAATTGTTAGCGAACCTGATGACTCTTGGTTTGGAAAATTGCAAAGCATGGAAGGATCTTTCTTGTATTGGACAGCTACCGAATCTCAAGAACCTTTACGTGGGGGGAATGCCTGCAGTGAAACATATAAGTCATGAATTAAGTACAGAGAGCAAGTTCTTGCCTAATCTGGAAAGGCTAGTGCTGATGGACGTGGCATTGGAGGAACTCCCGAGTCTTGGACAACTGCCGAGTCTCAAGGTTCTTCGCATCGAGAGAATGCCGGCAGTGAAGAAGGTGGGCTATGGATTCTTTGGTTCTAGAGACCAAGACAAGTGTTTTCCTAGCTTGGAGAAGCTCAAGTTCAGGGACATGAGAGAATTGGAAGAGTGGTCTTGGGCTGATGGTCGAGAGCTGTTTCCCTGCTTGCGAAAACTTCAAATTGTACAATGCCCGAGGCTTAAGAGGATGCCTCCCCTCCCTCCTTCACTTCAATCACTGTCATTATGTCAAGTCGGGTTGACAGAAGTTTCAAGATTATGGGAAGAAATCGATAGAAGTAGCAGCGTTATGACCGTTTCAGAATTGAAAATATATTGCCTTGAAGAGGTCGAGATGGAGGACATCCCAGAATGTGAGGGACTCCCTTGTCTTGGACAACTGCCGAGTCTCAAGGTTCTTCGCATCGAGAGAATGCCAGCAGTGAAGAATTTGGGAGATGGATTCTTTGGTTCTAGAGACCAAGGCAAGTGTTTTCCTAGCTTGGAGGAGCTCACGTTCATCGACATGCCAAAATGGGAAGAGTGGTCTTGGGCTGATGGCCGACAGATGTTTCCCTGCTTGCGAAAACTTCAAATTGTACAATGCCCGTGGCTTAAGAGGACGCCTCCCCTCCCTGCGTCACTTCAAGTACTGTCGTTATGTCAAGTCGGGTTGACAGAAGTTCCAAGATTACTGGAAGAAATCGATGGAAGTAGCATCGGTATGACTGTTTCAGAATTGAAAATATATAGTCTTCAAGTGGTTGAGCTGGAGGACATCCCAGAATGTGAGGAACTCCCTTGTCTTGGACAACTGCCGAGTCTCGAGGTTCTTCGCATCGAGAGAATGCCAGCAATGAAGAAGGTGGGCGATGGATTCTTCGGTTCTAGAGACCAAGGCAAGTGTTTTCCTAGCTTGGAGGAGCTCACGTTCAGGGATATGCCAGAATGGGAAGAGTGGTCTTGGGCTGATGACCGACAGCTGTTTCCTTGCTTGCGAGAACTTGAAATTATACAGTGCCCGCGGCTTAAGAGGTtgcctcccctccctcctccacTTGAAACATTAGAAATAGATGAAGTCGGATTGACAGAACTGCCAGGGTTATGGGAAGGAATCCATGGAGGCGGCAATTGCATAActgcttctctttcaacattgagaaTACGTAAATGTCCAAATCTAAGAAATCTGGTAGAAGGGTTGCTATCGCACAGCTTACCAAATATCCGTGACATTGAGATAGCGGAATGTGCGGAACTCGTGTGGCTGCCGGTGAAGGAGTTTAAAGAACTCACCTCCCTTGCGAAATTGTCAATCCGCAGTTGCCCGAAGCTCTTGAGCATGACGCGAGATGGGGACAATGACATCCTCCTTCCACCCTCAATCAAGGAACTAGTTCTGTCTGACTGTGGGAATCTGGGAAAATTGCTACCGGGCTGCCTGCACAACCTGACCTCACTCACTCGATTGGAAATAGGCGACTGCCGGTGCATAGAGTCTCTTCCAGCAACGTCGCTGCTTCACCTGAAACGGCTTAAATATCTGAAATTTTGGAAATGTGGTGAGCTGAGATCAAAAGACGAGTTGTTGCTGAATGAAGGGAATGAGCAAGTGGCGGGTTCGTCGGTAACTGAATTATGCATCGACGACACAGCCCTGTTCAAACTATCGCTCTTAAGAAGGATACTTCCATCCGTCCGTGTTCTCACAATCTCAAACTTTCCTCGAGCGACGATGTCTGATGAGGAGGAGCAGTTGTTGCGAAGCCTCACAGCTCTCAGATGGCTAGAATTCAAGGATTGCAAGAATCTACGATCGCTACCGACACAGTTGCATGCCTTTCCCTCCCTCTGTCTTCTAACAATAATTGGATGTCCGGAGATTCAGGCGCTACCTGAGAAGGGGCTACCGACGTCCCTCAGGAAACTACGTTTCGGAGGCTGCCATGCGATGCTGACGGAGCGGCTGGAGAAGCACTTGGCCGAGATGAAGAGCTCGGGTCGATTTTTGGCTCTTGACCAATTGGCGATACGTGAAG ataaaAGGAGTAGTTCTggatatcatttgaagaactattTAAGAGGATTGTACCTTTAA
- the LOC135633384 gene encoding putative disease resistance RPP13-like protein 1 isoform X1 gives MSSWMLTCLGSFGQALIGSVKDQISDYLIRRLLEDPGVVAGLGWLRESIGSLMDNIRDFANRGFFKELGVRDDLGELMNTLTRIMRIIGEVENMLLKDEDTKKRLKELLKKVKDTVYDAEDFLDEIQFRVLKQQIEQQGAQRDGASNRSSSSSGLRPRKQRRFSELGSRFVGREDDVNRVTEIQMKLDKYTTDIKDLIGKLDDDEKEMIRLVVSRKTTPTWPIETQVQVFGREEQLNQLVGLLVQSADGSGSSDSGISTLTIVGIGGVGKTTLAQQAYIHERVQDYFQLKVWLCVSDNFNVERLTKAIIENLNQKNCDLNNLDTLQEVVKEKLTSKRFLLVLDDVWNEDSMKWEIFCAPLRYGEPGSKILVTTRSKKIAEIVGNPIPLGGLDEVSYWKLFKQCAFGSEDAGEFPQLEDIAKQIAYRFNGLPLAARTVGGLLKAQMTEEHWRLIAGSEIWQLLQYEEDVLPILQLSYHFLPSHLKRCFVFCSLFLKDHLFDERDLIRLWMAEGYIAQDNNMTMEDVRRRYFLRLVNRSFFQKGPMGWEYMMHDLIHDLAQFLSEGEFCRIDDDDSKEIPRTTRHLLTTVINGTKLMEFSRYEKLRTLMINYESYTYGFRVADSLLTGVQIERLKNIRVLILQRCGLRELPETIGDLIHLRYLDISYNCQIWRLPESLCGLYNLQVLDLFQCPLQSFPDGISKLINLMHLNAADEIISKINNVGKLTSLQGLSSFKVLKDQGHEVAQLGSLKQLHGRLQITNLENVESKQEASKANLNSKQYLEKLVLEWTSDVSCLKARNK, from the coding sequence ATGTCGTCGTGGATGTTAACATGCTTGGGATCTTTCGGACAGGCCTTAATCGGGAGCGTGAAGGATCAGATCAGCGACTATTTGATCCGACGGCTTCTGGAGGACCCCGGAGTCGTTGCAGGCTTGGGATGGCTCAGAGAGTCCATTGGGAGCTTGATGGATAATATCAGAGACTTTGCGAACCGAGGATTTTTCAAGGAGCTCGGAGTCAGAGATGACCTCGGCGAGCTGATGAATACTCTTACCAGGATTATGCGCATCATCGGCGAAGTCGAGAACATGTTGCTTAAAGATGAAGACACGAAAAAGCGATTGAAGGAATTGCTGAAGAAAGTGAAGGACACTGTTTATGACGCTGAGGACTTTCTTGACGAGATCCAGTTCCGGGTTCTAAAGCAACAGATCGAGCAACAAGGAGCTCAGAGGGATGGGGCAAGTAAccgatcatcttcttcttccggtCTCCGTCCGAGGAAACAAAGAAGATTTTCTGAACTTGGCAGTCGCTTCGTCGGTAGAGAAGATGATGTGAATAGAGTGACGGAAATCCAGATGAAGTTAGATAAATATACTACTGACATCAAGGATCTCATTGGTAAATTAGATGATGATGAGAAAGAGATGATAAGGTTAGTAGTGTCCCGAAAAACCACTCCTACCTGGCCGATAGAAACTCAAGTTCAAGTATTCGGACGAGAGGAACAGCTGAATCAACTTGTGGGACTGTTGGTGCAATCTGCCGACGGATCCGGATCTAGCGACAGTGGCATCTCTACCTTAACTATTGTTGGGATCGGAGGGGTCGGAAAGACTACTCTTGCTCAGCAAGCCTACATCCACGAGAGGGTGCAGGACTATTTTCAGCTTAAGGTCTGGCTCTGTGTATCCGACAACTTCAACGTCGAGAGGCTTACCAAAGCGATCATAGAAAACTTAAACCAGAAAAACTGTGATCTCAACAACTTAGATACACTTCAAGAGGTTGTTAAGGAGAAGTTGACCTCAAAAAGGTTCCTGCTTGTCCTCGACGATGTGTGGAACGAGGACAGCATGAAATGGGAAATATTTTGTGCACCGTTGAGGTACGGAGAACCAGGAAGCAAGATTTTGGTTACAACTCGCTCTAAAAAGATTGCAGAAATTGTTGGCAATCCGATCCCTCTAGGAGGTCTGGATGAAGTCAGCTATTGGAAATTGTTCAAACAATGTGCATTTGGTTCCGAAGACGCCGGTGAATTTCCACAGCTAGAAGACATAGCAAAGCAGATCGCTTACAGGTTTAATGGATTGCCACTTGCGGCAAGGACGGTAGGCGGGTTGTTGAAGGCGCAGATGACTGAGGAGCACTGGAGACTCATCGCAGGGAGTGAAATATGGCAACTACTGCAATACGAAGAGGATGTCCTGCCAATCCTACAATTGAGCTATCATTTTCTTCCCTCACACCTTAAGAGGTGTTTTGTTTTCTGTTCCCTCTTCCTCAAAGATCATCTGTTTGATGAACGAGACTTGATCCGgctttggatggcagaaggctacaTTGCTCAAGACAACAATATGACGATGGAGGATGTAAGACGTCGCTACTTTCTTAGGTTAGTGAACAGGTCTTTCTTTCAGAAAGGTCCTATGGGATGGGAATATATGATGCATGACCTGATACATGATCTTGCTCAGTTTCTTTCAGAGGGGGAGTTTTGCAGGATCGATGATGATGACTCGAAAGAGATCCCTAGGACGACTCGTCATCTGTTAACAACAGTAATCAATGGAACTAAGTTAATGGAGTTCTCCCGTTATGAGAAATTGCGGACGCTCATGATCAATTATGAAAGTTATACGTATGGGTTTAGAGTGGCGGACTCTTTGTTGACTGGTGTCCAGATTGAAAGATTAAAAAACATTCGAGTGTTGATACTGCAGAGGTGTGGCTTGCGGGAGTTGCCTGAGACAATTGGTGACTTGATACACCTCCGCTACCTTGACATATCCTACAATTGTCAGATTTGGAGGTTGCCGGAGTCATTATGTGGTCTTTACAATTTGCAAGTATTGGATCTGTTTCAATGTCCACTACAGAGTTTTCCGGATGGCATAAGCAAGTTGATCAACTTGATGCATCTTAATGCAGCAGACGAAATAATTTCCAAGATAAATAATGTTGGGAAGCTGACTTCTCTTCAAGGATTGTCTTCATTCAAAGTACTCAAGGATCAGGGACATGAGGTTGCCCAATTAGGCAGTCTGAAACAGCTTCATGGACGACTTCAAATTACCAACCTCGAGAACGTTGAGAGTAAACAAGAAGCAAGCAAGGCTAATCTGAACAGCAAACAGTATCTTGAAAAACTGGTCTTAGAATGGACATCGGATGTTTCTTGCCTTAAAGCAAGAAACAAATAA
- the LOC135633384 gene encoding putative disease resistance RPP13-like protein 1 isoform X2 codes for MSSWMLTCLGSFGQALIGSVKDQISDYLIRRLLEDPGVVAGLGWLRESIGSLMDNIRDFANRGFFKELGVRDDLGELMNTLTRIMRIIGEVENMLLKDEDTKKRLKELLKKVKDTVYDAEDFLDEIQFRVLKQQIEQQGAQRDGASNRSSSSSGLRPRKQRRFSELGSRFVGREDDVNRVTEIQMKLDKYTTDIKDLIGKLDDDEKEMIRLVVSRKTTPTWPIETQVQVFGREEQLNQLVGLLVQSADGSGSSDSGISTLTIVGIGGVGKTTLAQQAYIHERVQDYFQLKVWLCVSDNFNVERLTKAIIENLNQKNCDLNNLDTLQEVVKEKLTSKRFLLVLDDVWNEDSMKWEIFCAPLRYGEPGSKILVTTRSKKIAEIVGNPIPLGGLDEVSYWKLFKQCAFGSEDAGEFPQLEDIAKQIAYRFNGLPLAARTVGGLLKAQMTEEHWRLIAGSEIWQLLQYEEDVLPILQLSYHFLPSHLKRCFVFCSLFLKDHLFDERDLIRLWMAEGYIAQDNNMTMEDVRRRYFLSFFQRGSFAGSMMMTRKRSLGRLVIC; via the exons ATGTCGTCGTGGATGTTAACATGCTTGGGATCTTTCGGACAGGCCTTAATCGGGAGCGTGAAGGATCAGATCAGCGACTATTTGATCCGACGGCTTCTGGAGGACCCCGGAGTCGTTGCAGGCTTGGGATGGCTCAGAGAGTCCATTGGGAGCTTGATGGATAATATCAGAGACTTTGCGAACCGAGGATTTTTCAAGGAGCTCGGAGTCAGAGATGACCTCGGCGAGCTGATGAATACTCTTACCAGGATTATGCGCATCATCGGCGAAGTCGAGAACATGTTGCTTAAAGATGAAGACACGAAAAAGCGATTGAAGGAATTGCTGAAGAAAGTGAAGGACACTGTTTATGACGCTGAGGACTTTCTTGACGAGATCCAGTTCCGGGTTCTAAAGCAACAGATCGAGCAACAAGGAGCTCAGAGGGATGGGGCAAGTAAccgatcatcttcttcttccggtCTCCGTCCGAGGAAACAAAGAAGATTTTCTGAACTTGGCAGTCGCTTCGTCGGTAGAGAAGATGATGTGAATAGAGTGACGGAAATCCAGATGAAGTTAGATAAATATACTACTGACATCAAGGATCTCATTGGTAAATTAGATGATGATGAGAAAGAGATGATAAGGTTAGTAGTGTCCCGAAAAACCACTCCTACCTGGCCGATAGAAACTCAAGTTCAAGTATTCGGACGAGAGGAACAGCTGAATCAACTTGTGGGACTGTTGGTGCAATCTGCCGACGGATCCGGATCTAGCGACAGTGGCATCTCTACCTTAACTATTGTTGGGATCGGAGGGGTCGGAAAGACTACTCTTGCTCAGCAAGCCTACATCCACGAGAGGGTGCAGGACTATTTTCAGCTTAAGGTCTGGCTCTGTGTATCCGACAACTTCAACGTCGAGAGGCTTACCAAAGCGATCATAGAAAACTTAAACCAGAAAAACTGTGATCTCAACAACTTAGATACACTTCAAGAGGTTGTTAAGGAGAAGTTGACCTCAAAAAGGTTCCTGCTTGTCCTCGACGATGTGTGGAACGAGGACAGCATGAAATGGGAAATATTTTGTGCACCGTTGAGGTACGGAGAACCAGGAAGCAAGATTTTGGTTACAACTCGCTCTAAAAAGATTGCAGAAATTGTTGGCAATCCGATCCCTCTAGGAGGTCTGGATGAAGTCAGCTATTGGAAATTGTTCAAACAATGTGCATTTGGTTCCGAAGACGCCGGTGAATTTCCACAGCTAGAAGACATAGCAAAGCAGATCGCTTACAGGTTTAATGGATTGCCACTTGCGGCAAGGACGGTAGGCGGGTTGTTGAAGGCGCAGATGACTGAGGAGCACTGGAGACTCATCGCAGGGAGTGAAATATGGCAACTACTGCAATACGAAGAGGATGTCCTGCCAATCCTACAATTGAGCTATCATTTTCTTCCCTCACACCTTAAGAGGTGTTTTGTTTTCTGTTCCCTCTTCCTCAAAGATCATCTGTTTGATGAACGAGACTTGATCCGgctttggatggcagaaggctacaTTGCTCAAGACAACAATATGACGATGGAGGATGTAAGACGTCGCTACTTTCTTAG TTTCTTTCAGAGGGGGAGTTTTGCAGGATCGATGATGATGACTCGAAAGAGATCCCTAGGACGACTCGTCATCTGTTAA